AACTTTATTACTTCAGATTCATATCTTGaaacgaaaaaattttgaaatattatttgtaataatgaatTTGATCAGCCAATTCCGCGGTCCTGTGATTGAATGAAGGTCGTTCTAGGCTAGTAACCAACCAGTAACAGCCACCGGCATTATGTCGGCCGCCGGGACCGACAGCTTAACGTGCTCTCCGAGGCACGGAGGAGCTCGGTGGGTACCGGACCCATCCACAACTGACTGTGATCGAAGGTTCACGCGTTAGTCACGAGCCCCTCAATTGCCCCACTATGTTGATCCCATGTGGGTCGGTTGGTTCtaacaacaataaaaaaattgtgaaagGAAAAGTGGTTATAGTAAAAGCTATTAATAATTTGTGGTAAGTTTGGAGTGCCAGTTCTTACCCTTCAATGTCGCGTTTCCTCAGTATGGATGGGCGGGGCACCACAGGCGTAGTCTGGACGGAAGTGGGCGGAGGCCGACTCTCCGGTATTACTGTTACAGTGCTCACTGTACTAGCTGAAATAAAAACGTcagttaaattttatttgttCAATGAGTTAGGATGTAAAAATCTTGCATTGCTCAACATTAGAATATGTTGTGCAAGTTTGGAAAACCACATTATGCAGGGATTATCCAGTGAGGAACTCTTGATAATATCGCAGGTGTCTCTTTGCTCTTACTTAGATGTCAAGTCATTAAATTTTTTTAGCTTACCTGCTAAAAGTAAAGCAAAGAGTATCATGGCGTGCGAATAGTAGGGCGCTGCAatgcattatttttatatttctgtGGGTCAGTTATACGCTGAAGACCATTAACTCCCTGCGTGTACAGTATAATAACGCGTTCAGGATGTTGCTGGGGCTGCCACGGTACTGCAGCGCATCGGGCATGTTTGCCGAAGCACTAACTGATGGCTTCCATGCCAACCTTCGAAAAAGGGCAGCCTTTATGCTGAGCCATGTGCGTGGGAGCTCCAACGACATTCTGCGCGTTGTAGCTGGTCGAGTAGACTGTCCATTTATCACGCAGTGGGTTCGGCTGCATGTGTAAAAttgatagttttatttttatgatgtaAAGTTGACTGTTTtggatttaaaatatttcttcttAGTGTATGGATTGTaagtctgaaataaattattgatttgatttttagtTACCTGGCGGTTGGTGCTGCGAGTAGTACGGTGCTAGCGGTCGCGGCGcatgcggcgcggcggcgcgcggtACCTCATAGTAAAGCTGCGCCGGCGCGCTGGCCACGAGGCATATTGTACCTTAATGGCTTCATGGTTTCGCTAATGTTTCTTAGCTAAAAGTAAAGCAATAAGAACTGTTACTATATTCGCATACCTGGCGGCTGGTGCTGCGAGTAGTACGGCGCTAGCGGTCGCGGCGCGTGCGGCACATCGTAGTACAGCTGCGCCGGCGCGCTGGCCACGAGGCATATTGTACCTTAATGGCTTCATGGTTTCGCTAATGTTTCTTAGCTAAAAGTAAAGCAATAAGAACTGTTACTATATTCGCATACCTGGCGGCTGGTGCTGCGAGTAGTACGGCGCTAGCGGTCGCGGCGCGTGCGGCACATCGTAGTACAGCTGCGCCGGCGCGCTGGCCACGAGGCATATTGTACCTTAATGGCTTCATGGTTTCGCTAATGTTTCTTAGCTAAAAGTAAAGCAATAAGAACTATATTCGCATACCGGGCGGCTGGTGTTGCGAGTAGTACGGCGCTAGCGGTCGCGGCGCGTGCGGCACCTCGTAGTACAGCTGCGCCGGCGCGCTGTCCACGAGGCATATTGTACCTTAATGGCTTCATGGTTTCGCTAATGTTTCTTAGCTAAAAGTAAAGCAATAAGAACTATATTCGCATACCTGGCGGCTGGTGTTGCGAGTAGTACGGCGCTAGCGGTCGAGGCGcgtgcggcgcggcggcgcgcggtACCTCATAGTAAAGTTGCGCCGGCGCGCTGTTGCCCACCACGCCGCGGACTCCTACGCTGGCCACGCCCACCACCTATATGaacgtttattatttaattttggtaaTTTATTGGTAAGCAGGTATACAGTGTATCAAAACATTAAGGCATCAGATAATTTCACGTCGAAGCGCGTGGAAATCCTATACATATTACGGACCATTTACATGATTATTGACCATCTGAACTTAGCCTAAAAGACAAGATAGAAGACAATAAGGAAAACAAGAAAGTGAAACATATCATAAGCTTTAAGTCtatgttatttataaataaaacagtagtgttttattttaaaagaaaggTTCTAATGAAACATTTAACACTTCAGAAACAGACATATTGATGTATAGCTAGAAGATACAGACCCAAATCTCTGTTACATTATACCCATATAAGTACCCACACTTAGATTAATACACAAAGAAGGTCATAGATGTGAACTTAGATTAATACACAAAGAAGGTCGTAGAAGGACTTGggttatttataaaacataGTATTAATATATTCTCCCACTCACCTTAGGCTGATAATTCCTTTGCAGCAGGGGCAGAGGCCGAGGTGACGGCGTGGAAGTCGCCGCTGGCGCCTGCAAGCGCGGCGCCGCGCCTCGCACTGTACCCGATATAACACCGCTCGCTAAATTCAATCACAATCATGGTTTATATGTTCTACAGTTTTATGAAGTTTAtgtaacgaaaaaaaaaatcatttcttTCTATAAAAAACTTTATGGATGATAAAGACTGAGTTTTATTTTTGAGATTTACACAACAGTGATACCATGGTGTATCAGTCCCATTCAACAGATCTCTAAGAATTGGCAATCTTTAAAATAATGAGACTGAAtcagcatttaaaatattttacttcatGTTATGCAGGAGGCACAGGACCACtttgtggaagtccttgggtgagtactttgtccagcagtggacgtcatgtgacTGAAACTTAATACATACAAATctgtcaatatttattttacaatttcacTTACAAGTCAAGACGGTGGCAGGCGGCAATGTGACGACGGTCGAGTGTGAAGGCTGCGAGGTCAGCGAGGTCTGCGATAGCGCGGGGGCCACGGTCAGAGGCGCCGCAACCGGCGCGGGGGGCCGGCTGGCGGGCCGGGGGGCCGGCGTGCGGCCCCCGTACACCAGCGCGCCGCGGGCCCCACGGTTGCTGGTTGCCCATGCTCCTggtaacaaattttaatgataCAAGTCATCTATTTAAATCATtgcttaaggtcctatgtcccctagatggggcagagggcgtcaaATTTTAATCATCCTTGATGTGTATTTTTTTCTGTGTGTTTTGGATTCTGCAATAACATCTGCTGTTTAGTTTTTTGATGTTGTATGTACAGTAAGAGTAACATAACAACCTAgtccataaaatatatttgtatcTGAAAATCTTATTTTGGCTGTAACCTGTTTTGTATGTCTTAAATAAAGAGATAAAGACATATTTCATTACAGGTTGTGTGCAATTTAGTTAGAAAGCAGTATGTTGCAACAGACTACTCAATAATTGCCTACATTATGGTATAATTACAGATATGAGGACAACAATAAAAAAGTGAGATTATAAATAGGTATTCACACAGATAATGATATTAAAGCAATTTGTATAGTACCTAATTCATTTGCATGTGAATGTGTGttgaaataaattgtttatgtgtacttaaatgatttatttagtttaaagcATTCTTACCTTGGGCAACTCCTTGAGAAGCAGCAGGGGTGACAGGCCTGACGGCTAGAGAAGCTCCGGCAGCTAGTCCACGTGGCACATGGCTTGTCATGCCCACACTTTTACTCACTAGCACTCCACCCGCAGTGCTCACATTCACGCTTGATAATACTGCTGAGGACAAACCATTCAGTTAGAGATTTGGCTTTTGGTAGTGCAGAATCATCAGAAACTCATTCTACAAAGAATGTAATGAAACCATGAGTATTAGTTTGGAAAGTTACTAAGTTTTGGTAATGTTAGTACTAAATACACTAATATATTTAGCTAGCACTATAAAAATGAGAATGCTCTATTACCTGGTCTGGTGTTGGCATGTTGTAAAGGTGACAGAACTCGAACACTGGGTGGTAGGGACCTCACTGAGGAGCTGACCACCATTCCTCCAACATTGAGCACCTGAGATCCACTCACGGGTGGGGTAGCACTCGTTTGGACATTATTCGATCCTGTGCTGTTATTGGAAACTTGAGCAGACAACTGTGACCCCTGGCTTATGATCTGTGTGGCCGGGCTCAGAATCTGGCCACTTGGACTTATAAGCTGAGATTGTGAAATTATCTGGGTGCCTTGACCAATAAGTTGAGAACCCTGACTCACAATTTGACTGCCCTGCAATATTGGTGATCCACTCACAATCATTTGTGGCTGGAAAAGGGAAAgcatattgttttatttaagacaATTACAATGCATTTTTTCTTAAGCCATAACTGGCATTTTCCACACTTAACTGAGATTAAATGTATAGGAGACTGATCTTACATTATCCTAAGGTTAACCTACAaagtaaaatatgattttttaacTGCAAACATAGCATTTATCCGAGATAACCTTAATAGTTTGAGAAAACCATGAGcattaataacattaattagtAAATCATTATAATTGTCATGGTATTTAATAATaactatttaatattgatttatcTAAGAAAGTAAATTGCAATTATGAGTCTTGGAAAGCAGTTACCTGAGAACCGACGCTTGGAGATATGATTTGAGCAGCTGGACGCATTAGGCCCACAGGCCCGGCGTGCGTCATAATCTGACCAGAACCTGATGTTTTCGGTTGCCCAGGGAGTAAATGAGCCATTTTAACTTCCGTATTAGATACACTTTTCACAATAGTAATCTTTTGAGGCGCTAAATCAATTGGATACATTTTGCCACTTGTAACCGATCTTTCATTATCCAAATTGTTACTCATTATGACATACTACAGTGTTTTATCCAAAAGACATTATATTGATAGATTCACAGTTACCGCAATCAACAACTTTTACTTGAGAAAATTGATGATATTTCTTTATTCACCAAAATTGTTTGACTAAAAAATAGCAAGCAAAAGAGGCAAAAGTGATGTACAACATCAACCAACTTCATGACTTTGACATTTGAATCGACTAAATCAATAGTTTTATAGAATCgactaaataattacatagacCAGCAGAGACATCAGAACGTGGAACGTAAAAAAATATGGTCTAATAAATGATTAAACTTAtggaaattaattataattccaataaac
This window of the Ostrinia nubilalis chromosome 9, ilOstNubi1.1, whole genome shotgun sequence genome carries:
- the LOC135074772 gene encoding nascent polypeptide-associated complex subunit alpha, muscle-specific form-like; the encoded protein is MSNNLDNERSVTSGKMYPIDLAPQKITIVKSVSNTEVKMAHLLPGQPKTSGSGQIMTHAGPVGLMRPAAQIISPSVGSQPQMIVSGSPILQGSQIVSQGSQLIGQGTQIISQSQLISPSGQILSPATQIISQGSQLSAQVSNNSTGSNNVQTSATPPVSGSQVLNVGGMVVSSSVRSLPPSVRVLSPLQHANTRPAVLSSVNVSTAGGVLVSKSVGMTSHVPRGLAAGASLAVRPVTPAASQGVAQGAWATSNRGARGALVYGGRTPAPRPASRPPAPVAAPLTVAPALSQTSLTSQPSHSTVVTLPPATVLTSSGVISGTVRGAAPRLQAPAATSTPSPRPLPLLQRNYQPKVVGVASVGVRGVVGNSAPAQLYYEVPRAAAPHAPRPLAPYYSQHQPPGTICLVDSAPAQLYYEVPHAPRPLAPYYSQHQPPGTICLVASAPAQLYYDVPHAPRPLAPYYSQHQPPGTICLVASAPAQLYYDVPHAPRPLAPYYSQHQPPASTVSTVTVIPESRPPPTSVQTTPVVPRPSILRKRDIEGSPTKPTNVVPPAPVGQVSVAPVTLTPLPLPVSVNNTCYRSEGTWEDVNRGGGPGSGGSTTISASSSPAPDDEPDLPRMDDVSPRKKPRKQMLTNEVRQCDFTPDETPPTPPPVNINPPPKRPLLSSSYVCGWRGTALHFTRPADVRRREPRAKDILAIASQKHVLTSAEGWKVHHLTAQMDDLVRVVVRISTLL